The proteins below come from a single Necator americanus strain Aroian chromosome V, whole genome shotgun sequence genomic window:
- a CDS encoding hypothetical protein (NECATOR_CHRV.G19707.T2) → MNRRAKCLQPVDRDPLSAQHDHFLFHSDLSALRLAPIKGTSRSFEYGEEEQPPSQENPCNLVDCIPNTRCIVVKGEAKCIPVDGYKEPDCETPKPKPSCATVLCKPPTTCVIRPVDPRCADDCDVEAVCVNPVPTQQAAAPKKTYPSTPQTCPPNEQYNTCGTACEPSCSVPTPEICTLQCVVGCQCKPGFYRNYQKVCVSNCNGKEGDGCGDNEESKRCGTACEPTCSNPNPVCTKQCVVNVCQCKSGFIRDAKNKCIPVDNCPKGNGNETPKPKPSCATVLCKPPTTCVIRPVDPRCADDCDVEAVCVNPVPTQQAVAPKKTYPSTPQTCPPNEQYNTCGTACEPSCSVPTPEICTLQCVVGCQCKPGFYRNYQKVCVSNCNGKEGAGCGDNEESKRCGTACEPTCSNPNPVCTKQCVVNVCQCKNGFIRDAENKCIPVDNCPKATGESSITCANVRCRGGTVCKMVDVVCKKAPCPQRPQCVPDEPFNPCAATTCPVGSECRVKQVQCIRAPCNPIAECYTPPQSGQCGKFETYRSCASHCEPSCTNKSPICILSCAPPKCQCTQGFFRNASGECVTEAECDGNSDTNPYSR, encoded by the exons ATGAACCGTCGTGCCAAATGTCTTCAACCAGTTGACCGCGACCCGTTATCCGCACAGCATGAtcattttctgtttcattCTGATCTCTCCGCCCTTCGCCTTGCTCCAATCAAAGGCACATCACGTTCATTCG AGTATGGCGAAGAAGAACAGCCTCCATCTCAAGAAAATCCTTGCAACCTCGTTGACTGCATTCCAAACACGCGTTGCATCGTCGTCAAAGGCGAGGCGAAATGTATTCCCGTAGATG GGTATAAAGAGCCCGACTGCGAAACTCCCAAGCCGAAGCCCAGTTGTGCTACTGTTCTCTGCAAGCCTCCCACCAC TTGCGTTATTCGACCAGTGGACCCAAGATGCGCTGACGATTGCGACGTTGAAGCCGTATGTGTTAATCCTGTCCCCACTCAACAGGCCGCTGCACCAAAAA AGACGTATCCTTCGACGCCACAGACATGCCCACCAAATGAGCAGTACAACACATGTGGAACCGCGTGTGAACCTTCGTGCAGCGTTCCCACACCA gaaatctGCACCTTACAATGTGTTGTGGGATGCCAATGCAAACCTGGATTCTACCGTAACTACCAGAAAGTCTGCGTCTCCAACTGCAACG gaaaagaaggagatggCTGCGGAGATAATGAGGAGAGCAAGCGATGTGGAACAGCCTGTGAACCTACTTGTAGCAACCCTAACCCT GTTTGCACCAAGCAATGCGTTGTCAATGTTTGTCAGTGTAAAAGTGGCTTCATCCGTGATGCGAAGAACAAATGCATCCCAGTGGACAATTGCCCAAAAG GGAATGGCAATGAAACTCCCAAGCCGAAGCCCAGTTGTGCTACTGTTCTCTGCAAGCCTCCCACCAC TTGCGTTATTCGACCAGTGGACCCAAGATGCGCTGACGATTGCGACGTTGAAGCCGTATGTGTTAACCCTGTCCCCACTCAACAGGCCGTTGCACCAAAAA AGACGTATCCTTCGACGCCACAGACATGCCCACCAAATGAGCAGTACAACACATGTGGAACCGCGTGTGAACCTTCGTGCAGCGTTCCCACACCA gaaatctGCACCTTACAATGTGTTGTGGGATGCCAATGCAAACCTGGATTCTACCGTAACTACCAGAAAGTCTGCGTCTCCAACTGCAACG gaaaagaaggagCTGGCTGCGGAGATAATGAGGAGAGCAAGCGATGTGGAACAGCCTGCGAGCCTACTTGTAGCAACCCTAACCCT GTTTGCACCAAGCAGTGCGTTGTCAATGTTTGTCAGTGTAAAAATGGCTTCATCCGTGATGCGGAGAACAAATGCATCCCAGTGGACAATTGCCCAAAAG CCACCGGAGAATCCTCGATCACTTGTGCCAACGTTCGATGTCGCGGTGGGACCGTGTGCAAGATGGTTGACGTTGTTTGCAAGAAAGCTCCCTGCCCTCAAAGACCGCAGTGTGTGCCTGATG AGCCGTTCAACCCATGCGCTGCTACGACCTGTCCGGTCGGATCCGAATGTCGAGTGAAACAAGTACAATGCATCAGGGCGCCTTG TAATCCAATAGCTGAGTGTTACACTCCCCCTCAAAGTGGACAATGTGGCAAATTTGAGACCTATAGGAGTTgtgcaagtcattgtgagCCATCGTGCACAAACAAATCTCCG ATTTGCATTCTCTCATGTGCTCCACCAAAGTGCCAGTGCACTCAAGGATTCTTCCGAAATGCCAGCGGCGAATGTGTCACTGAAGCTGAATGCGACGGTAACAGCGACACCAATCCTTACTCACGCTAA
- a CDS encoding hypothetical protein (NECATOR_CHRV.G19707.T3), protein MNRRAKCLQPVDRDPLSAQHDHFLFHSDLSALRLAPIKGTSRSFEYGEEEQPPSQENPCNLVDCIPNTRCIVVKGEAKCIPVDGYKEPDCETPKPKPSCATVLCKPPTTCVIRPVDPRCADDCDVEAVCVNPVPTQQAAAPKKTYPSTPQTCPPNEQYNTCGTACEPSCSVPTPEICTLQCVVGCQCKPGFYRNYQKVCVSNCNGKEGDGCGDNEESKRCGTACEPTCSNPNPVCTKQCVVNVCQCKSGFIRDAKNKCIPVDNCPKGNGNETPKPKPSCATVLCKPPTTCVIRPVDPRCADDCDVEAVCVNPVPTQQAVAPKKTYPSTPQTCPPNEQYNTCGTACEPSCSVPTPEICTLQCVVGCQCKPGFYRNYQKVCVSNCNGKEGAGCGDNEESKRCGTACEPTCSNPNPVCTKQCVVNVCQCKNGFIRDAENKCIPVDNCPKDRIKLCSEMNCPPGTVCELGRVICPFVPPCFTRPTQCGPSATGESSITCANVRCRGGTVCKMVDVVCKKAPCPQRPQCVPDEPFNPCAATTCPVGSECRVKQVQCIRAPCNPIAECYTPPQSGQCGKFETYRSCASHCEPSCTNKSPICILSCAPPKCQCTQGFFRNASGECVTEAECDGNSDTNPYSR, encoded by the exons ATGAACCGTCGTGCCAAATGTCTTCAACCAGTTGACCGCGACCCGTTATCCGCACAGCATGAtcattttctgtttcattCTGATCTCTCCGCCCTTCGCCTTGCTCCAATCAAAGGCACATCACGTTCATTCG AGTATGGCGAAGAAGAACAGCCTCCATCTCAAGAAAATCCTTGCAACCTCGTTGACTGCATTCCAAACACGCGTTGCATCGTCGTCAAAGGCGAGGCGAAATGTATTCCCGTAGATG GGTATAAAGAGCCCGACTGCGAAACTCCCAAGCCGAAGCCCAGTTGTGCTACTGTTCTCTGCAAGCCTCCCACCAC TTGCGTTATTCGACCAGTGGACCCAAGATGCGCTGACGATTGCGACGTTGAAGCCGTATGTGTTAATCCTGTCCCCACTCAACAGGCCGCTGCACCAAAAA AGACGTATCCTTCGACGCCACAGACATGCCCACCAAATGAGCAGTACAACACATGTGGAACCGCGTGTGAACCTTCGTGCAGCGTTCCCACACCA gaaatctGCACCTTACAATGTGTTGTGGGATGCCAATGCAAACCTGGATTCTACCGTAACTACCAGAAAGTCTGCGTCTCCAACTGCAACG gaaaagaaggagatggCTGCGGAGATAATGAGGAGAGCAAGCGATGTGGAACAGCCTGTGAACCTACTTGTAGCAACCCTAACCCT GTTTGCACCAAGCAATGCGTTGTCAATGTTTGTCAGTGTAAAAGTGGCTTCATCCGTGATGCGAAGAACAAATGCATCCCAGTGGACAATTGCCCAAAAG GGAATGGCAATGAAACTCCCAAGCCGAAGCCCAGTTGTGCTACTGTTCTCTGCAAGCCTCCCACCAC TTGCGTTATTCGACCAGTGGACCCAAGATGCGCTGACGATTGCGACGTTGAAGCCGTATGTGTTAACCCTGTCCCCACTCAACAGGCCGTTGCACCAAAAA AGACGTATCCTTCGACGCCACAGACATGCCCACCAAATGAGCAGTACAACACATGTGGAACCGCGTGTGAACCTTCGTGCAGCGTTCCCACACCA gaaatctGCACCTTACAATGTGTTGTGGGATGCCAATGCAAACCTGGATTCTACCGTAACTACCAGAAAGTCTGCGTCTCCAACTGCAACG gaaaagaaggagCTGGCTGCGGAGATAATGAGGAGAGCAAGCGATGTGGAACAGCCTGCGAGCCTACTTGTAGCAACCCTAACCCT GTTTGCACCAAGCAGTGCGTTGTCAATGTTTGTCAGTGTAAAAATGGCTTCATCCGTGATGCGGAGAACAAATGCATCCCAGTGGACAATTGCCCAAAAG ATCGTATCAAACTCTGCTCGGAGATGAACTGCCCGCCGGGAACTGTTTGCGAACTGGGCAGAGTGATTTGTCCATTTGTACCACCATGTTTCACGCGTCCAACCCAATGTGGTCCGAGTG CCACCGGAGAATCCTCGATCACTTGTGCCAACGTTCGATGTCGCGGTGGGACCGTGTGCAAGATGGTTGACGTTGTTTGCAAGAAAGCTCCCTGCCCTCAAAGACCGCAGTGTGTGCCTGATG AGCCGTTCAACCCATGCGCTGCTACGACCTGTCCGGTCGGATCCGAATGTCGAGTGAAACAAGTACAATGCATCAGGGCGCCTTG TAATCCAATAGCTGAGTGTTACACTCCCCCTCAAAGTGGACAATGTGGCAAATTTGAGACCTATAGGAGTTgtgcaagtcattgtgagCCATCGTGCACAAACAAATCTCCG ATTTGCATTCTCTCATGTGCTCCACCAAAGTGCCAGTGCACTCAAGGATTCTTCCGAAATGCCAGCGGCGAATGTGTCACTGAAGCTGAATGCGACGGTAACAGCGACACCAATCCTTACTCACGCTAA
- a CDS encoding hypothetical protein (NECATOR_CHRV.G19708.T1): MRLKLLLLSSIPLIWTQTQLLDYGERAGDQSLDFSDGQHAVAIDVPMVYMETPYSELYISPNGIVGFGERLPDGVAPLQKLNRSAIATFYAPASEGIIYYRSTSSDQRLLRRLTDYIHKTFADSSDFQTLQAMIVTWDGIQNKEQDGGATFQLALASDGMITYALMQFLKLPWSASGGIYAQSGFTMPDGRYQSNTNSGGPDVKELVGLSNNPEGTSFIFRVSGSAIEDPRENAEDYEYTNYDQTDYDGDERKPPADCPVDPYSDRCPDGCNILTDERMCSKCVCAEPPADDVEGVTEEAVQRLPKPAHPLRPETAEEKGAHREGHDKRNEEEERRREHERQQHQQQLEERRREYERQLQEQERRREHERQQVEQQQREHGDESVHEQQEAERREHERKMQQQRAEEESGQQQKPTPTTCAAAGEEACNVNAGCRDYAGGFCCECRTGYYGNGKECLKKGDPQRISGSFEGVINGMSIPRTDLHTFITGTDGNAYTAVSKIPSDLGSPFLLLNPIGSIMGWLFADVQSSTAYNGFQLTGGLFNRTVTLHIGDRYQVSIRQKFSGRDIYHYFKATVFVSGTLPDIAPGAEVQFPDYEEEYRREKPGVVRSYTGMDIILREGGETKTIRMTVDQLIQFDECPHRTFDKDNNVVLHVKRVHVTYDASEGIVRYGSRNYAKPGSVSSTNREQIQPAQHSHFDRRQHGQAQQQAQNPVELNRDLCAEGRHVCTLPNMRCRPVDPSYRCECLPGYQAKRNESSPLGWNCQDLNECERGDHTCDHYAVCHNTDGSFTCQCRPGYTGDGHHCSTFHGDETSMESGFTTMDAIELTLPRGEPEQQPQSQHPKGTCTNHQQCHQWGECAFVDGSPHGQCKCRGWYVGDGVDHCGPPQEQRHEEPRLNANIPMRGGQPCGQHVCDVNAECMPSPSGGSECVCKAGYHGNGISCESLSDDEEEVKTQVPEETVGKVCRAHEECSEHGSCSYSRTLGYYHCTCTKPYVGNGVECTLKHEGAQEREEQQGCDRLRNCDQNAQCVYDSHNRIYRCECYEGYAGDGKTCVQIHTGRQQWEGGEKQPQQCRDSTDCHQNGHCVVAGTQGYICECLPGYRGDGVRQCAVADQCNPTDRSSCHQNAECVYGEAERAYVCKCVRGFTGDGVRCVPHARPQTCREEPRLCHANAQCVYNHNENTFICVCKPGAVGDGYQKCDIQETPRCSNCSTHAHCSQTHAGGWQCKCNAGYQGNGHVCAAMTAAVEAEHEFAEWHRDKQILMHC; the protein is encoded by the exons ATGCGCCTCAAACTATTATTACTGTCTTCTATACCGTTAATATGGACGCAAACACAGTTGCTGGACTATGGTGAGCGAGCCGGAGATCAA AGCCTGGATTTCTCAGACGGGCAACATGCGGTTGCTATTGACGTCCCAATGGTATATATGGAGACTCCTTATAGTGAATTATACATTTCTCCGAATGGAATAGTCGGTTTTGGAGAACGATTGCCGG ATGGGGTGGCACCGTTGCAGAAGTTAAACCGAAGCGCGATTGCTACTTTCTACGCTCCGGCCAGCGAAGGAATAATCTACTACAG GTCGACATCGTCCGATCAGCGGCTTCTTCGTCGCCTTACTGATTACATCCATAAGACGTTTGCTGATAGTTCagattttcaaacattacAAGCAATGATTGTCACATGGGATGGAATCCAGAACAAGGAACAGGACGGAGGCGCCACATTTCAG CTGGCACTCGCATCCGATGGTATGATAACGTATGCCCTCATGCAATTTCTCAAGTTGCCGTGGTCGGCATCCGGAGGGATTTATGCGCAAAGCGGATTTACCATGCCAGATGGCCGCTATCAAAGTAACACAAATTCGGGAGGTCCTGATGTGAAAGAACTTGTTGG GCTGTCAAACAATCCAGAAGGAACATCGTTCATTTTCCGAGTATCTGGTTCAGCCATAGAAGACCCGAGGGAAAACGCTGAAGACTATGAATACACGAATTACGACCAGACAGATTACGACGGTGACGAGAGGAAACCAC CAGCTGACTGCCCTGTAGATCCATACAGTGACAGATGTCCAGACGGATGCAACATTCTCACAGATGAGCGTATGTGCTCAAAATGTGTGTGCGCAG AACCACCTGCAGATGATGTTGAAGGAGTTACCGAAGAAGCCGTTCAAAGGCTTCCCAAACCAGCACATCCACTCCGTCCGGAAACCGCTGAAGAGAAGGGAGCTCATCGTGAAGGACAcgacaaaagaaatgaagaagaagaaagacgaAGAGAACATGAAAGACAACAGCATCAGCAACAATTGGAAGAAAGACGCAGAGAATACGAGCGGCAACTGCAGGAGCAGGAAAGGCGTAGAGAGCATGAGCGGCAACAAGTTGAGCAGCAACAGCGGGAGCACGGAGACGAGTCAGTGCATGAGCAGCAAGAGGCGGAAAGGAGAGAGCATGAGCGAAAAATGCAGCAGCAACGTGCTGAAGAGGAAAGTGGACAGCAACAAA aacCTACACCCACCACTTGCGCGGCTGCTGGCGAAGAAGCTTGCAACGTGAACGCAGGTTGCAG aGATTATGCCGGTGGATTTTGCTGCGAGTGTCGAACAGGTTACTACGGTAATGGAAAGGAGTGCTTGAAGAAAG GTGATCCTCAGCGGATTTCTGGTTCATTCGAAGGAGTAATTAATGGGATGTCCATCCCACGAACAGATCTCCACACATTCATCACAGGCACCGATGGAAACGCTTACACAGCTGTGTCGAAAATCCCGTCCGATCTCGGATCtccgtttcttcttttgaatccTATCGGATCCATTATGGGATGGTTGTTCGCAGAT GTGCAGTCATCGACAGCCTACAACGGCTTCCAGCTAACTGGAGGTCTGTTCAATCGTACAGTAACTCTTCATATTGGCGATCGCTACCAGGTATCAATTCGACAGAAGTTTAGTGGACGAGACATCTACCACTATTTCAAAGCTACG GTTTTTGTGTCGGGAACGTTGCCTGACATAGCACCTGGTGCCGAAGTTCAATTTCCTGACTACGAAGAAGAATATCGCAGGGAGAAGCCGG GCGTTGTTCGATCGTACACGGGCATGGACATTATACTAAGAGAAGGCGGTGAAACGAAAACGATCAGAATGACAGTGGACCAATTGATTCAATTCGATGAATGTCCTCACAGAACT TTCGACAAAGACAACAACGTTGTTCTTCATGTCAAACGAGTTCATGTCACATACGACGCCAGTGAGGGAATTGTGAG ATACGGGTCTCGAAACTACGCTAAACCAGGAAGTGTCAGTTCAACGAATCGAGAGCAGATTCAGCCTGCGCAGCATTCGCATTTCGATAGACGTCAACACGGTCAAGCTCAACAGCAGGCACAGAATCCCGTGGAACTGAATCGA GACTTGTGTGCGGAAGGCCGGCATGTCTGTACACTGCCAAATATGCGTTGTCGTCCAGTAGATCCGTCCTACCGTTGTGAATGCCTGCCAGGATATCAAGCGAAACGTAACGAATCATCGCCACTCGGCTGGAATTGTCAAG ATCTCAATGAATGCGAACGTGGCGATCACACATGCGATCACTACGCAGTCTGTCACAATACGGACGGATCGTTCACATGTCAATGCCGACCTGGCTATACAGGCGACGGTCATCACTGCTCCA CCTTCCATGGAGACGAGACCAGTATGGAGAGTGGCTTCACAACCATGGACGCCATTGAACTGACGCTACCACGGGGAGAGCCCGAACAACAGCCACAATCCCAACATCCAAAG GGGACCTGCACCAACCACCAACAATGTCATCAATGGGGTGAATGTGCTTTTGTGGATGGTTCACCACATGGGCAATGTAAATGTCGTGGTTGGTACGTCGGCGATGGCGTCGATCATTGCGGTCCTCCTCAAG AACAACGTCATGAAGAACCACGACTGAATGCAAATATTCCGATGCGAGGAGGACAACCTTGTGGTCAGCATGTGTGCGACGTCAACGCTGAATGTATGCCATCACCAAGTGGAGGA TCCGAATGTGTGTGCAAGGCGGGTTATCACGGAAATGGAATTTCTTGTGAATCGCTGTCCGACGACGAAGAGGAAGTCAAAACACAAGTTCCAGAGGAGACAGTCG GAAAGGTATGTAGAGCTCACGAGGAATGCTCTGAACATGGTAGCTGCTCCTATAGTAGGACTCTTGGATACTATCATTGCACCTGCACAAAACCTTATGTAGGTAATGGAGTGGAGTGCACGTTGAAGCATGAAGGAGCCCAGGAGCGAG aagaaCAGCAAGGTTGTGATCGACTTCGTAATTGTGATCAAAATGCCCAATGTGTTTATGACAGCCACAACAG AATATATCGTTGTGAGTGTTACGAAGGATATGCAGGAGACGGTAAGACTTGTGTACAGATCCACACTGGACGGCAGCAATGGGAAGGGGGAGAGA AACAGCCTCAACAGTGTCGAGATTCGACTGACTGCCACCAGAATGGGCACTGTGTCGTGGCCGGTACGCAGGGCTACATTTGTGAATGTTTACCAGGATATCGTGGGGATGGAGTTCGACAATGTGCAGTAGCAG ATCAATGCAATCCTACGGATCGTAGCTCATGCCACCAGAATGCTGAATGCGTCTACGGGGAAGCGGAACGAGCATATGTTTGTAAATGCGTTAGAG GCTTCACCGGCGATGGAGTCCGCTGTGTCCCTCATGCCAGACCTCAAACATGCAGAGAGGAGCCGCGACTTTGTCATGCAAACGCTCAATGTGTCTACAACCACAACGAGAATACTTTCATCTGTGTCTGTAAACCGGGAGCAGTGGGTGATGGTTACCAAAAATGTGACATTCAAG AAACTCCTCGATGTTCCAATTGCTCCACGCACGCCCATTGTAGTCAGACTCACGCAGGTGGATGGCAGTGCAAGTGCAACGCCGGCTATCAGGGAAATGGGCATGTCTGCGCAGCGATGA ctgctgcagttgaagctgaacacgaattcgctgaatggcatcgtgacaaacaaatacttatgcactgTTAG
- a CDS encoding hypothetical protein (NECATOR_CHRV.G19707.T1) has protein sequence MGDYGDEEYGEEEQPPSQENPCNLVDCIPNTRCIVVKGEAKCIPVDGYKEPDCETPKPKPSCATVLCKPPTTCVIRPVDPRCADDCDVEAVCVNPVPTQQAAAPKKTYPSTPQTCPPNEQYNTCGTACEPSCSVPTPEICTLQCVVGCQCKPGFYRNYQKVCVSNCNGKEGDGCGDNEESKRCGTACEPTCSNPNPVCTKQCVVNVCQCKSGFIRDAKNKCIPVDNCPKGNGNETPKPKPSCATVLCKPPTTCVIRPVDPRCADDCDVEAVCVNPVPTQQAVAPKKTYPSTPQTCPPNEQYNTCGTACEPSCSVPTPEICTLQCVVGCQCKPGFYRNYQKVCVSNCNGKEGAGCGDNEESKRCGTACEPTCSNPNPVCTKQCVVNVCQCKNGFIRDAENKCIPVDNCPKDRIKLCSEMNCPPGTVCELGRVICPFVPPCFTRPTQCGPSATGESSITCANVRCRGGTVCKMVDVVCKKAPCPQRPQCVPDEPFNPCAATTCPVGSECRVKQVQCIRAPCNPIAECYTPPQSGQCGKFETYRSCASHCEPSCTNKSPICILSCAPPKCQCTQGFFRNASGECVTEAECDEVTCENVRCRSETECQMVITSGCALTGYCSAQPECVLKNLINTCASVLCEPQYDCKLMQTNCSSSPCNPVPRCLPRNVLYKTTTSPIERDPDNRQTTAADYVYPEEDCGTNEEYNECIPSCQITCRGRKECSFEFTANHCVGGCVCQEGYRRNAYGNCVKPKYCYQAPGCHTNEKWTSCATCEKKCNKTTDDDVQVLDDEPEQSTLKRSKIGSDQSSNLDPTLPRDAL, from the exons atgggagactacggagacgagg AGTATGGCGAAGAAGAACAGCCTCCATCTCAAGAAAATCCTTGCAACCTCGTTGACTGCATTCCAAACACGCGTTGCATCGTCGTCAAAGGCGAGGCGAAATGTATTCCCGTAGATG GGTATAAAGAGCCCGACTGCGAAACTCCCAAGCCGAAGCCCAGTTGTGCTACTGTTCTCTGCAAGCCTCCCACCAC TTGCGTTATTCGACCAGTGGACCCAAGATGCGCTGACGATTGCGACGTTGAAGCCGTATGTGTTAATCCTGTCCCCACTCAACAGGCCGCTGCACCAAAAA AGACGTATCCTTCGACGCCACAGACATGCCCACCAAATGAGCAGTACAACACATGTGGAACCGCGTGTGAACCTTCGTGCAGCGTTCCCACACCA gaaatctGCACCTTACAATGTGTTGTGGGATGCCAATGCAAACCTGGATTCTACCGTAACTACCAGAAAGTCTGCGTCTCCAACTGCAACG gaaaagaaggagatggCTGCGGAGATAATGAGGAGAGCAAGCGATGTGGAACAGCCTGTGAACCTACTTGTAGCAACCCTAACCCT GTTTGCACCAAGCAATGCGTTGTCAATGTTTGTCAGTGTAAAAGTGGCTTCATCCGTGATGCGAAGAACAAATGCATCCCAGTGGACAATTGCCCAAAAG GGAATGGCAATGAAACTCCCAAGCCGAAGCCCAGTTGTGCTACTGTTCTCTGCAAGCCTCCCACCAC TTGCGTTATTCGACCAGTGGACCCAAGATGCGCTGACGATTGCGACGTTGAAGCCGTATGTGTTAACCCTGTCCCCACTCAACAGGCCGTTGCACCAAAAA AGACGTATCCTTCGACGCCACAGACATGCCCACCAAATGAGCAGTACAACACATGTGGAACCGCGTGTGAACCTTCGTGCAGCGTTCCCACACCA gaaatctGCACCTTACAATGTGTTGTGGGATGCCAATGCAAACCTGGATTCTACCGTAACTACCAGAAAGTCTGCGTCTCCAACTGCAACG gaaaagaaggagCTGGCTGCGGAGATAATGAGGAGAGCAAGCGATGTGGAACAGCCTGCGAGCCTACTTGTAGCAACCCTAACCCT GTTTGCACCAAGCAGTGCGTTGTCAATGTTTGTCAGTGTAAAAATGGCTTCATCCGTGATGCGGAGAACAAATGCATCCCAGTGGACAATTGCCCAAAAG ATCGTATCAAACTCTGCTCGGAGATGAACTGCCCGCCGGGAACTGTTTGCGAACTGGGCAGAGTGATTTGTCCATTTGTACCACCATGTTTCACGCGTCCAACCCAATGTGGTCCGAGTG CCACCGGAGAATCCTCGATCACTTGTGCCAACGTTCGATGTCGCGGTGGGACCGTGTGCAAGATGGTTGACGTTGTTTGCAAGAAAGCTCCCTGCCCTCAAAGACCGCAGTGTGTGCCTGATG AGCCGTTCAACCCATGCGCTGCTACGACCTGTCCGGTCGGATCCGAATGTCGAGTGAAACAAGTACAATGCATCAGGGCGCCTTG TAATCCAATAGCTGAGTGTTACACTCCCCCTCAAAGTGGACAATGTGGCAAATTTGAGACCTATAGGAGTTgtgcaagtcattgtgagCCATCGTGCACAAACAAATCTCCG ATTTGCATTCTCTCATGTGCTCCACCAAAGTGCCAGTGCACTCAAGGATTCTTCCGAAATGCCAGCGGCGAATGTGTCACTGAAGCTGAATGCGACG AGGTGACTTGCGAAAACGTTCGCTGTCGTTCCGAGACCGAATGCCAGATGGTGATCACTAGTGGATGTGCTCTTACCGGATATTGCTCGGCGCAACCCGAATGTGTCCTGAAGA ATCTGATTAACACCTGCGCTAGCGTATTATGCGAACCGCAGTACGACTGTAAACTCATGCAAACTAATTGTTCCTCATCACCGTGCAATCCTGTCCCTCGATGTTTACCAAGAA ATGTCTTGTATAAAACAACGACTTCGCCTATCGAGCGTGATCCTGACAATAGACAAACAACAGCTGCGGATTATGTTTACCCag aagaagatTGTGGAACGAATGAAGAGTACAACGAGTGCATCCCGAGTTGTCAGATTACATGCAGAGGTCGAAAAGAG TGCTCATTCGAATTTACTGCCAATCACTGCGTTGGAGGTTGTGTGTGTCAAGAGGGTTACCGACGTAACGCATATGGCAACTGTGTGAAGCCGAAATACTGTTACCAAG CTCCTGGATGTCACACCAACGAGAAATGGACCTCATGCGCTACGTGTGAGAAAAAGTGCAATAAAACAACTGAT GACGATGTTCAAGTTCTTGACGATGAACCAGAACAGTCCACTCTGAAAAGGAGCAAAATTGGAAGTGATCAAAGCTCGAATTTGGATCCAACGCTTCCTCGTGATGCTCTATAA
- a CDS encoding hypothetical protein (NECATOR_CHRV.G19707.T4), with protein sequence MVITSGCALTGYCSAQPECVLKNLINTCASVLCEPQYDCKLMQTNCSSSPCNPVPRCLPRNVLYKTTTSPIERDPDNRQTTAADYVYPEEDCGTNEEYNECIPSCQITCRGRKECSFEFTANHCVGGCVCQEGYRRNAYGNCVKPKYCYQAPGCHTNEKWTSCATCEKKCNKTTDDDVQVLDDEPEQSTLKRSKIGSDQSSNLDPTLPRDAL encoded by the exons ATGGTGATCACTAGTGGATGTGCTCTTACCGGATATTGCTCGGCGCAACCCGAATGTGTCCTGAAGA ATCTGATTAACACCTGCGCTAGCGTATTATGCGAACCGCAGTACGACTGTAAACTCATGCAAACTAATTGTTCCTCATCACCGTGCAATCCTGTCCCTCGATGTTTACCAAGAA ATGTCTTGTATAAAACAACGACTTCGCCTATCGAGCGTGATCCTGACAATAGACAAACAACAGCTGCGGATTATGTTTACCCag aagaagatTGTGGAACGAATGAAGAGTACAACGAGTGCATCCCGAGTTGTCAGATTACATGCAGAGGTCGAAAAGAG TGCTCATTCGAATTTACTGCCAATCACTGCGTTGGAGGTTGTGTGTGTCAAGAGGGTTACCGACGTAACGCATATGGCAACTGTGTGAAGCCGAAATACTGTTACCAAG CTCCTGGATGTCACACCAACGAGAAATGGACCTCATGCGCTACGTGTGAGAAAAAGTGCAATAAAACAACTGAT GACGATGTTCAAGTTCTTGACGATGAACCAGAACAGTCCACTCTGAAAAGGAGCAAAATTGGAAGTGATCAAAGCTCGAATTTGGATCCAACGCTTCCTCGTGATGCTCTATAA